In the genome of Arachis stenosperma cultivar V10309 chromosome 2, arast.V10309.gnm1.PFL2, whole genome shotgun sequence, the window TATATAGTAGATGAAATCTCCCTTAAAATGTTGTGTGTGTGATGAGTATGTAGTGTGGGCGAGTTTCTGACGTTGCAACGCTTAAAATTAGAACTGTCTAATCTatgtgaaaaaataaataaataaataaaacattcAACGTACCGAAAAAATACAAACATGGTGCCTTCAAAAGTTGACTGAAGTGGTTATGACTCACTTTGGAGGGTGACATTCCAACTTATGATATCCTTATTAGGTTCAAGGACGATTTTTCAGTTGATCTTAATTCTTAGCCATGCCCTTATTTCCCTCTCAAAAAAGAAGATTAAACATGTAAGACCCTGGTGTCGATTTGGTAATACTTAATTATTGGTAAAAACTCAGATGAagtcaacttcacgtgaagttgatatctaAGAGCTGTCAGAtgaaaaatttagttaaattaatcaaatcatctaatggctctcaggtatcaacttcacgtgaagtcgactgcacttGAGTTTCCACCttgattatttattaaaaagatatttgtattttttaaaatacaagttaatattttatattcgATAAACTCATGAAGATACTTTTGTATCTGATTtatacttttttaaatttaaaaaaattattataattttatattttaataaatgttttaattataaattagattttattaaacACTGTTAatgtaatttatatttattaaagaaTTTATGTTATTTTACTAGATATAactactatttttttaaaaaattaaaaagtaaaaagataaagaaataATATTAAAGAGCGACAAGAATACTAGGTCATTAATCATGATTAGTAAATTTCTACCCATTAAAGTTTAAAACATTGATAAATCAACCATATCGCTATGAAAGATAAGTGAACAATTATTTTTACCTATGAAATTCAAAATGCTAAAAAAACATATCCATTAATAAGATAATCTTtagatattaataaaaaatattttgtaagtACAAACATGTAGTTTactcttttttaaattaaaaacggTGAAAATACATCTAAACTTAATAATTGTTGGCTCGATAAGACTATTACTGGGAAAATGGACTGGAACAGAATATTGAATATAATAATTGCTTTCATATCCAGTGACTCAGTGAGTGAGTAATTGAGATGTACAGTTGGAGatattattagtataaataataaaaatagttttctttATTGAGATGTTGccatataataattaaattttgatataataagattattttataattaacaGTGCATCtatatattttgtaaaattaacAAAACTACTGCCATCTATAATGCTAACAAGCAAAAATCAGATTCCTTTGATGATCTTTAATTtatctaaataaaaattaaattttattgtaaAATAGAATGCACATATATATGCattgtttcatattttaagtccaaaaaaatttatattaattttaagattagactcacttttttttttacatatttaaaataaaattgagtaaacaataataaaatcatcTCATCTATATAAGAAGATGTAACTGAACTTGACATATTTTCATTATGGTTCTAAATTAAAGTAATTTATTACAGGTTAAAAATGGATTAAatcacataaataaaataattctaattcaaaattttacaaatattataaattaaaattagttagataCCATATTCTAAATATACACCTCTATATAAATTAACTTGAACACCTCTAtaatataaatcaaattaatttgatttgatttatatCGAAGTGTTCAAGACATAGTATGTAACTAATTTTAGTTTAtgatatttatgtaattttgagttaaaataatttatttatgtaatttatccttaaaaatatttttgttaatatcagaaacaaataaataagtagCTTACTCTTTAATTtgtgaataaaataaaattaaaagacaaAAGAATTTTTATTCATTTCTCTTTGTGTTTGCTTGTTAATGTTCATATACAAGTGTACTTAATatgtacaaataatattattctacAATTCTTTTTTCCCTGACATTCAACATCAAaatcttaatatatatttgtaATAAGGAATAGCCATAGAGTATTGACAAGATCACCTCAATAATTGGGTGAAGATTTGTGTGAATATGGATCCAATGCAAATTAAACACAGTTATAATAAGGTCCTTTCACACACTGCTTTTTTGAATGCAATTGAACCATTAATATTTGATATGATTGAATGAAagtttttctttatatatagaGAAAGTAACCAAGCAGCAAGGTCCACATACTCTCCAATCACAAAAACCATGTGCACCAAAATTGTTCATCTTTCATAatcataatattaataattttggtAACGTTTGTTTTGCAGTACTGggacagagactgagagactgagatACAATATCATATTTGTTGACTCAGAGACTGATACTAAAATTTATGTCTCTGTCTCCAAAATTTCAATATTTCAGTGTCTCTAAAATGTAGGGACACAGAGAATTGATATTTTTAGAAAtagagactgaaactttaataacattttatacctaaaatattctcattttaattaattaattctaattttattctttgtgcaaattaaattagagttttattcttgtttcaatttttgtCTCTCATTTGGCACCAAAcagaatattaaaatttatttcagtCTCTATTTTTTAGTTTCTGTCTCTCGATCTCAATTTTTCAGTatctgtctctccaccaaacgctaccttagtATAGGAAAAATTATATATCTTGCATGAGGATTATTGTTGCCTTCATCACTACTATTCATTATATTATCTAGTGATTCTTTGTGTCTGCACATGCATCTAACTAGCTAGATTTTCCTAATCACTTGCTATCAACAATAGTCCTCCTAATTAGTGAGAAGGGTATTATAGGAATGGTTgaacttatattttttaaaaaacaaaaaaataaactatttgataaaaatatttacattcCTTTATATCTAATATGGCCTCTCACACAATAATTTGATTATTAGTTGATAGGTTGTGTATACTATAACACAACttatttttagtaataaatttttaatgactATAATATAATCATCACTATATGTCTTATTTAACTCTAAAGTAATTACATATTTGTTGttaatattatatgttataatgacaatattttttttttggaaccGTTAAAAATATCTTTACTAATTATTGTATAATTATCATTACAACTTTTTAGTAACAAAGTATAACACAACTAATATTTAATTGTggataaataattaatataaatgaCTATTTTTGTTAttgctaaaaataaaataaatgactgttaaaaataatttttgtaagaATGATAATTAACTATATTGTCATATCTCACCGTATCAATAATAttaaggaaaagtataggtagacaatCAAAATATTAAGGAAAAATAGATAGAACAAACTCTAAATCAGCCAAAAATgaaataatttagttaattataaatatagtaattagttttatttatttatgatttaaaatattgGTTATTAAATGTTTCACCATATTCAAATTAGGAGGAGATACGTTTAATATCATTGCAACGTGAATCACAAAAACTGATTCAATTAGCTTCCGTCTCTTCATCCTCTTTCCCTCTCCAAATGCTTAAAACACGATAAATCAGAAAACAGATTCAGAACCATCCAatttacaaagaaaagaaacatccTAATGTCTAGCATAAGTATCATCTACGTAGAGATTTTGGATTCACCCAAAGACATTTGGCTGGTTTTTTGCTGGAACTATCTTAGTTCCCTAGCATTATTgaaatattaaacaatgtgaacaatgAATATATCGGGTGTTTAATTCACTAAGTGTGCGGATGGTTAtcctaatattaaaatttaggtcGATAATTTTGAGATATAatgtatttttactttattgagcaattttagaattcattgttcatattattaacaaaaatcaTTGTCTGATCTACTTAACAAAGTCCTAATATTAATTCTAGCTAGCTTGTTGTTACTAAGCAAGTGATTATTGTATATTAATCATCTCTATATGTTCTCCATGTGTAATTAGTAattcaattatatataataaatactCATTACACAAACATGATTAATGATTTCACTTAGCATATATATAAAAGACAAGGCACATAGATATATCTTGGCTTTTATGTTAGGTGAAGCGCAATGGACGCATTATGGTTTAGAAAGGTGACCCCAAATATCACCATTTTGGTAGGGTACGATCTAATAAGCACTCCAATTGATTTGATGTGATATCAACACACAAACTTAATGTTGTCTTCTATATATTTCCccacaaaagaaagaaaaagttttTTGTACCTTTTCCCTACAAATTTGTTTGGGTTGGGATTATATGGCaagctttttttttaaaaggaaaaaagtaGTGCATGTATTTGGGAATACATTAATGACATGCATTTTCAGAATTACTATAATTAGAGTGAAATTCTCTGAATTATTTTGAGGAGAGGGACAAAAATTCATAGTGGTTGAAAATGTGCTGGCCATTATTACTAATTATATCATTATATGTGGTAATAGTAAATTTtgcttttttttaattactaaataaCCTCTTTTCTGATCTCTGGTGGATTTGGCGTTCGAAAAATAACGAGATTTTTCATCCTCACGAGCATTGGACCACAGATAAAGTGACTGGTATGGttttatctttgaaaaaggagctctaaaatatttttgagttgCAATGATTGTATATTTTCTCCACCATTAGTGGCTCTTGGATTTCTCCATCAATTAATACCTTTAAGATTACTTGTGATGCTAGTTATTTTGGCAACGGTATTCGGGTTGGTTTTTCTTGTGTTAGCAGAGATTGGAAGGGAAGGTGGCAACGAGACTGTTTGAAAACAATTGAGAGTCGTAAAATTTTACAAAGAGAGttgtttgctatttggagaggCTTTCTTTTAGCATGGGACTCGGGGCAAAGAGACATTATATGTGAGACAGATTGTGTAGAGACCTTTACTATTGTCAATAATTTACAGGATTACTCTGGTTTTATTAATCCTTTGGTGTTAAAAATCCGAGATATCATGTCTTGGAAATGGCGTGCTGATCTCCAGTTGATTTTAAGAGATACAAACACAGTAGCAAATATCATGGCAAAGACTGCAATGAAGACCTTTTCTCGCAAGTGGAGCTTCCATTGCTTTGAAAGAAATTTGAGAATAGTATTCAGCGAGACGACTGCCTTTCTTAaacatttttttgtttatttttatttcttttttttgttgtttgttttcttttaagccataaaaaaaaattcttctaAAAACTTTAAACAATAAAAGGGACATATGTACAGTTATATTATCGGTAATATATCTCCTCACATATAAGTCTCTTTTTAAGTTTGTGtgaattttgtataattttttttaaaattttgtcttatactaatttttttctcttttaagtcggtaaaaattaaactctaaatcttagttataaaaattttgatactatattattttttttaatttaaatcggTAGGAGAATGCACATGTTATTTGTACATCtaaagtaattatttatttattcatatatatacaaactgataaatagtaaaaaataaaatatacattgtaatattaacaataaataaaaaataaatccaTGATCACACTACTTTCAAGTTTCAAGTGGTAGCCTACTTGATTGGTACCACATTAAAAGTTGAAGAATATAATGAATAAGTGATCTACCTAAAAGTCCAACATTATTATCTCAGAGAAACCCTAAAATTCTATCTCAAAACACAGGTTGGTGTTCTCAACATAGATTCTCTTCTAATTTACACTCATCTCTCAGTTGGTTAAAAAACGAAAAAAGCAAGCAAATCCAAAGCACGTGATAATTGAATTAATACTAACACTATATTGTGACACATTTAACTGATGCCAtgaacatatatataatttttcataatgTATGCGTGTGTGTATCGTATTGGATCAAATCAAACTCCAAAAGGGTCAagaaattaaaactgaaaaataataaaaaaaaagatatctTTTATATGAACCAATCACAAATTTGGTAAAATATAATTCCAAGAAGTATTGTTAGTTTATGACCTCTAAATATAGCACGTGTGctaaataaatatagtacaAAATTACACATCATGGATGATGTAACAAGGCTTCAACAgactttgttttcttctttgggGCTATAATTACTTTACACACACACCCCTTATGTATAAGGTTTGATACGACACCATACAGTTCATCAGAGTTTTTCCTATTGTTGTTTTGATataaagtttttaaattattcactTGAAGCTAAACTTGTATTTAGATTTTATGAAGTGTGTGAATAGAATGTGTTATAATGATTTAGAGACtagaaccttcatcacttagctttaccATTATTTTTTAGGATgaaaaccctaaactataacaTAATGTATGTtagtttttttcttcttctaaaaAAGTTGTTTTTAAATGCATCATAGTACGTATAAAaataaggtttaattattctgttggtctttataattttatcaaatttttaattagatttttgtactatttttcttttcaattagaTTTCTATACTGCTTTCAGTTTTGTAATTAGATCCTTtctagtataaaaaatattagaattaactgaatattttttcataaattaaaggtatttataattaaaaacttaattaactAGATCTTTAACTACATATTTTTTTGGAGAAATTAAATATTCTGttaattgtaatattttttacatgaaaagacctaattacaaaataaaaaacaatgtGAGAACTTAattgatgaaaaaaaaagtataaaatcgtaactaaattatatatttagtgAAATTATAAGGAcatatagaataattaaattctttttaattaatgcTGAAGAGTTTTAAAATCTAAAAGCAAGTAATTCAGACCTATATATATGTACATAATCACATAAAATATGTAAAGActtcaaacttttttttttttgaaaattagtaaAAGCTTGAAACTGAAAATACATCCAACCATGTCCTAATCTAAAAAATGTTTTAGTTCTTTAACTTAGTaaacaaatattaatatatatgttCATGTCAGAGGATGACTTAATTATTACGTCCGACATAttaaaaaatgtaaataaaatttatttataattatttacaAATCAAACTCATACAATAAGTGTAGAAAGAAACATCATTGAATTATCATCAATggtttataaatatatatacatgtCTCTCTTTGGTTGCATACCTCTTTTCTTCTTATCATAACTTCACTATCCTCCTCTctatcaattatttttattgtttatcaatttaattagtttCCATAGATGGAACTTGAACATGTAATACCTACCTCTTCATTGTTGCATCTACTCTTCAATAATGATGCCTCTTTTGGTTCTTCTCTTATTCTTCCACTCATGGTCATCATGATCATGATCATGATCATCACAATCATAATAATTATTTCCTTTGGATCCCCTTTCAAAATAGTTatcaagaaaaaaaacaagaatAACATCTTTTGCAATTGTGAAACTTGCCAAGCCTATCTCACTTCAAGTTGGtccaaagattttgaaaatctttgtgATTGGCACTCTCATCTTCTCAAGAACTCACCAACAAGAACCATCCACATACATGTTCTTAGGAACACCATAACCGCGAATTCGGACAACGTTGAGTACATGCTCAAGACAAGGTTTGAGAATTACCCTAAAGGGAAAGCCTTCTCAATGATCTTGGGTGATTTCTTAGGTAAAGGAATCTTCAATGTTGATGGTGAATTATGGAGGTTCCAAAAGAAGATGGCAAGCATGGAGCTCAACAAAGTTTCCATAAAATCCTTTGCCTTTGAGATTGTCAACTACGAAATCCAACAAAGACTTGTCCCTCTTTTATCATCGTCAAGAAAATACCAAGTCGATTTACAAGATGTATTCAAAAGATTCTCGTTCGATAGCATATGTAGATTCTCGTTCGGGTTAGACCCTAAATGTTTAGAACAATCTTTACCCATGTCTGATTTCGCCTTGTCTTTTGACAAGGCGTCTAGACTGTCGGCCGAGAGGGCGATGGCCGTGTCGCCTTTCATATGGAAGGTGAAGAGACTCTTCAACATAGGAAGTGAGAGGGAGCTAAGAGAATCTCTTGGAGTGATAAACATGTTGGCAAAAGAAGTCATAAATCAAAAAAGGAAAATGGGGTTTTCCGAACACAAGGATTTGTTGTCAAGATTCATGAGCAATGTTGAAGATGAGACATGTTTGAGAGACATTGTAATAAGTTTCTTATTGGCTGGTCGTGACACCGTGGCTTCTGccctcacaagcttcttttggTTGCTTGCAAAACACCCTCAAGTGGAGTTACAGATTCTCCTTGAAGCAGATAAGGTACACCTTCCAACACaacttctttattttattttattttgatttaattaagGATATACATATTttcatcaaattaattattgttaggGTTTATATATGATCATTATATTAAGGCCATATATATTTggtttagaattaaaaaaaaaattatagaagcAAAAAGGTAGGGACAATTTTTGCTTTATTGATAACTTACTATTTGGATGATTAaggaataatatataattagaaAATGGAGGTTTTATTAAAAAGGAAAGTTTTTAAGTTCATGTATTATGATGCTTGTAGGttttatttttgtcaatttCTTAATAAATATTCTTAGGACAttaattaatagaaaaatattttttaatagtttaaACAACTTTCAACTATGAATATGTccaattatataataataataatttataaaatttaattttgcaCGTGCATTTAATTACGTAACGCcacatcaataaaaataattatcttttatattgaTCGCGTAAATTATCATTCAAAAGAACAGATGTGATCGCAAAACTGTATAAAACGTTTTAGAATGTgaatgtatcaaaattaaactctaatttATATGTGTGGCTAACTAATTAAGAATTACATATACAATAATTAATAAGGTAattggagcaaacaaggagctTACAAGCTTTGAACAGCTTCGGAAATTACACTATTTGCAAGCAGCAGTGTATGAGAGTATGAGATTGTATCCACCAGTTCAATTTGATTCCAAATTTTGTGTAGAAGATGATGTGTTACCTGATGGGACAAAAGTCAAGAGTGGAACTAGGGTTACCTACCATCCCTATGCAATGGGAAGATTGGAAGAGTTATGGGGACAAGATTGCATGGAGTTTAGGCCTCAAAGGTGGTTAAAGGGTGGTGTTTTCCACCATGAGAATCCATTCAAGTACCCGGTTTTCCAAGCTGGATTAAGGGTTTGTATGGGAAAAGAAATGGCCCTAATGGAGATTAAGTGTGTGACACTCCCTTTGATTAGAAGATTTCATTTCCAATTGGTTCCACCTGTTCTTCATCATGCTACCCCAATGTTCTCTCCTGGCCTCACTGCCACTTTTAGATGTGGCCTTCCGGTAATTGTCAATCAAAGAAATACCCAATCTTCTTAGTCACTCATTTTTTATGGTATATAGTTTAGGAAGATTTTTAAGTGTACCGTGATACTGGTGTATCAGTGATTTTTAACCGttgatcttaattatatatattatatatattttttaattaagatcaacgattaaaaattactaaaacaCCGATATAACGGCACACTTGAAAATTTTCCTATAGTTTAGAGTAAAGATTAATTATTGCACACAATTCAATGGTAATATGAAAAATTACTTTCAATTATTTCTATACTTTATTTAAAATGTTGGTACAGTCTAATTCGAACAACAAAGTGTCTTcttataattcaaaattttttaattgatttttaaccatttaagtaattaatttaaacGATCTTTGTAAACGATGAATTGCTGATGCGTCGAGAACTATTTAGTCCAATAACAAAGatcatttaaattaattacgtaaataattaaaaatcaattaaaaatttttaaattataaataaatattttgtctTTCGAACAAATAATCGGACATTTAGTCAATATTTTTTACAAGCATACAATAAGTTTtcagtaaaaaaataaatttatgtcATGTGTAATAAATGATATGCGAGTCTATTAGATATTTCACACATCATACTATATAAGTACATAAATacaaaagtgaattatgaagcACATGAACATATATATACCTAGCTAATACATTTTGGGTATGATGGTTTGAAGAATATAgaggaaatttttttttttagcaaaTTATAGAAGATTTGATTAtgatatatgatgatgatggtggtggtggtaattGATGAGGAGATGTAACTATAATTATAATGGAGTACGGGGATCCATTGCACCACAAGAAACAAGAACcaacatattattattattgatggTGTCGGTGGATTCTTTTTTACTTCATTTTGGGTTGCAAAAGTGGCAACTTTATTGTTTGGATTTGTATTGTTTAATATTCAAGGCATTGTATGTACTTTCATAGTTGGTAGTGTAAGATTTTATATAGTGTAAGTACatataattcaataataatcaTGCTACTAAAATAGTAGTGTgtactactatatatatcttatttatttaattaattaatttattgaattaGAAGTGTAAAGAATGTGGCACTATGGACTATGGTGCATTCGAAATGCAtgaccaaaattaattttacaaaaaaaaagtaaaaaattaatttcactCTTAGGTTAGGAGATGTTATTCTCAAtacaaaatatacatatataataagaTTGATTTTATCAAATTGGAGTAAcaatattataaaaaagattGTGATGGACTTTAAAAAAGTCCTTGAATAAGGAATAATTACAAtattaaattgaatttatttttattgaattttaacaatataatatagttcaacttttttttttttgaaaaaactaaGTTAAAGGCTTAAacgacaaaaaaaaaacaacaacaacaacccaactcaatttttatttttttttattttagtttttttttgtcaatttcattaataaaaaaaaatcaaaatacacCATAACATACTTAAAGTAGTTTTTCATagttttttcatcatcatctaaaattatttttggattcGAATCTCactcttaattaaaaaaaaaaagcttttcATGATACAAATAAGTAACAAATTAACCTGAACTTAAACCTATACTTCTAACTATTACACATGAACcccaaaaataaacaaaattacaaaaaagCCCCAAAAAATCCCAAATTATTACAACCACCCCAAAACCACACTCTAGCTTCTCTAAAACATATAGTCCTAACCTTGGCCTACAATTTCATATCCACTTAGCCCCATCAAATTTCATGCTTTTTTTTTAATGGTGGACCAAATGAAGTGGTAGATTTTGGAAGTAGTATATTTTAGTT includes:
- the LOC130961897 gene encoding cytochrome P450 94C1-like — translated: MELEHVIPTSSLLHLLFNNDASFGSSLILPLMVIMIMIMIITIIIIISFGSPFKIVIKKKNKNNIFCNCETCQAYLTSSWSKDFENLCDWHSHLLKNSPTRTIHIHVLRNTITANSDNVEYMLKTRFENYPKGKAFSMILGDFLGKGIFNVDGELWRFQKKMASMELNKVSIKSFAFEIVNYEIQQRLVPLLSSSRKYQVDLQDVFKRFSFDSICRFSFGLDPKCLEQSLPMSDFALSFDKASRLSAERAMAVSPFIWKVKRLFNIGSERELRESLGVINMLAKEVINQKRKMGFSEHKDLLSRFMSNVEDETCLRDIVISFLLAGRDTVASALTSFFWLLAKHPQVELQILLEADKVIGANKELTSFEQLRKLHYLQAAVYESMRLYPPVQFDSKFCVEDDVLPDGTKVKSGTRVTYHPYAMGRLEELWGQDCMEFRPQRWLKGGVFHHENPFKYPVFQAGLRVCMGKEMALMEIKCVTLPLIRRFHFQLVPPVLHHATPMFSPGLTATFRCGLPVIVNQRNTQSS